TACTATGAAGttgaagtagaggtttgtgaagtaaagttctgaatttcaaatttatgacACCTAAAACACCAAACTAGTTagttgtttaacttagagtgtccgtatgggaccattaagttagttgtaagttatggataattaggctagttgcctaggtcaaaatttactttcaaagaatgaagttgactgcaaatgaagccccttatgttgtctgaacctgcccaatattaTGTCATGTATGATGGTCATGGCATCTGCTGCTATATGTTCATAAGCCTACTTAAGTCCTTTATATCTATTTGTTTCACTGATTTATCCCTTCTTCTCATTTTGGTCATTATTTTGAAGGAGTCATGTTTTCGTTGCTAACTTCTTTGCtcattatctttttttaaaaccatcctTACAGATTCCGATGATAAGAAGGGAAGGGTTGATTTGCGTAGCAAGTAGATTCTCATCGTTCTTCGTGGATTTTAAGTCTGCATTTGACACGGCTCTTTGTTATGGGAATGTCGTTCAAATTTTGGAAGAGTCCTGTATATGGATACTAATGCAGCAGTTTGGAATTGTACAGAAAGGTCGGATTGGTTCAGAATTGAATCAGGTATTAGACAAGGTTGTACGATGAGTCCAAGCCTATTCGCTTTATTAATTGAACACGCAGGAGAATTAATTAAAGCATTCTTGTTTGTGGTTCTCGCGTCATTTCCAGAATcactacagcttatgataaaccgGATTTTTGAGTACTGTAAGATATGGAACCTAATAGAATAGTAAACATGGAAAAGTCCAAgatcatgattttcaagaacAGAGGAGGTAGAAAAAAGCTTACAAGTGCTAAAGCCGATATCAGCGCATCTTGGAGTAGGTgtttctcaaataaaaatatcgcACATAGCAAGCATTAAGTACATTGTTTTTAAGGCCGTAGCAGAATCAATCTTGTTCTATGCAGCTCAAGCGTGGGGAGCGAAGCAATATGAAGTTGTGGAAAAATTGTTACGATTCTACGTTAAAAGGATCTTCCGGCTGCCAAAAAACACGTCTATCTATAAAGTTATGTTGGAAACGGGACTGCAGCCACTCTTTGTACGAACACTTCCAATACAGATTGATTATGTGCTCAAAATCATGAATATGTGTAATTATCGGTTACATAAGATAGTCGCACTTCAAACTATTCGAGAGAGGTCGGGATGGTATGCAGAATGGATGAAACTTGCTAGGGAGAGTGACGTGGATCTTAAAATAgataactttgatttcaatcaatggAAAGAATCACTGTACCACCTAATTGCATGggagaaataaatcaatttgttctagatctgtcaaaactacAATTTCCAACTCTTGGTGTCATTTTGACGTAGAGCTggaaaaaaccttaaatttaagcaaaaatctTCCGTAATACAaggttaataataatattgtcaTTTGACGGAAAAACTATAGTTACGGGCTCACTCCAGTGCAAAACAGTGAGTGTCCGATAATGTGAGAGAGGCAAATTAAGGAGTTGTTTTTtgctaattaataaatttaaaagtatattttaaatatattctaaGATGATAGTTAAGGTTTACTTTAAGTTCTACGTATATGTAATGTATATtatatgattttgatttttgaattgcgaaaatttacattttttggtcTGATTATTCGTGTGAGCCactgtataaacaaaaaatatacttacttttatttcggacttaatattttttttaattcgtggGCTGCTCATTTTTCCTAGGGGCATAAGTTTTGATCGAAAACCACTTGATATATCTTTACTTCCTTTGATAACatcagttaaatattttatgtaaagaaTCGCAAGTTTCAGTGTTTTTATCTGTTAATAGTAGAAAAGatatattattcaaaataaaagtattagaTAATTCTAATGTTAAATTGAGTGGGTAGAAATAGGAAGTTGTCCCTTTTCAAATTATTCGGAAGGGGTTTTCAAAGAAATCTTGATTACCTTTGAAAGTTTTGTATCGTAGGGCACATTTGGGATTTTACTTCTCAGACAATAAAATGCATTGTTTATGGATTGTGTTCTCCTGCGTTCTTTTTTGTTGGCAGTTGTTCGTCTTTTTACTGTTTGGCCAGGTGGAACTGAAaagaaaacgattttttttaatgcaataagATTCCaaatgatataaaattaaaataaataaataaattaggtggcgcaacccTCCGTAGAAAACTAGGGCCtataatgacttacaactctcgaaTATTTTCGTGTGCGAGTCATTTTagggatggagggaacctacagtttataagCCAAACCAGTACGGCAaatttgataaagcacttttcattacaagaattactcttggatgatttgtcaaatcctcgcaagaggcagtactcgtgaaaataaaatgcaccgCTGGATCACACAAACTTGCTCcagtatgcaaagagtctgtttcaAAATAGCACCCTtaatttaagatttcaaaatatacctgcaaaataagtttgtcttcgaaaatttaaatgccatttgatttgatttattgaattctttaaacaaactaacgttagaacttaagactaatattacatttattcttagatttataaatttacaatgctttaagcaatttgcaaaataaaagctaaactgaagtattgaacaaaattactttaaatgttttacttttaaaatcatagcttacggaatataccaaaaagttatacttgttttaaattaaaatcgattGGTTAaggggactgtttttaccatagttctatctgcttgatataggacgtaaaggatattgtcttctaatacttgtaCAGCTTTaagtaaagtttaattgttgcaaaattgatggtaatatgactgacccattgattaattttataataaagcacagctTGAGAAAGCGATGGATGATTTATGAGCCTATGATTGTACGGTTaaagttcgagcctattggaccTTGTGAAGAAACCGATTCAGAAGCGTATGAATCTTCTTTGTtctccttctattctgtttatatggactgaatagaagggagcccatattatgcagccatatattggatattggtcttacaaatgagttaaagaagtttaagaatataagggtcg
This window of the Eupeodes corollae chromosome 3, idEupCoro1.1, whole genome shotgun sequence genome carries:
- the LOC129949325 gene encoding heart- and neural crest derivatives-expressed protein 2, whose product is MAEFVPIILDSFKSCYTTTSDIIYPNKTNPFKIQQIELPPGQTVKRRTTANKKERRRTQSINNAFYCLRSKIPNVPYDTKLSKIKTLKLAILYIKYLTDVIKGSKDISSGFRSKLMPLGKMSSPRIKKNIKSEIKNFIHERHTYIKCKGRTGWPQDVWQSVLKASRD